A region from the uncultured Stenotrophomonas sp. genome encodes:
- a CDS encoding hypothetical protein (Evidence 5 : No homology to any previously reported sequences), with translation MHACTSFFDTTGMSCRKIPATEWTRGTKCRGRGGRGSKKPQSNSRSKSKSQSQSQSGGRQPASQSPDNTLAGTQSPRLDLCHGGPRGRRR, from the coding sequence GTGCATGCATGCACGTCGTTTTTCGACACGACAGGGATGTCGTGTCGAAAAATCCCGGCGACGGAGTGGACCCGCGGCACGAAGTGCCGTGGGCGCGGAGGCAGGGGAAGTAAAAAGCCCCAAAGCAACAGCCGCAGCAAAAGCAAAAGCCAGAGCCAGAGCCAGAGCGGTGGCCGGCAACCTGCCTCGCAGTCACCCGACAACACGCTAGCAGGCACTCAATCCCCCCGGCTTGATCTGTGTCATGGAGGCCCCCGTGGGCGCCGCCGATGA
- a CDS encoding putative nitric-oxide reductase (Evidence 3 : Function proposed based on presence of conserved amino acid motif, structural feature or limited homology) — protein sequence MNSTRKLWVGLAVLLIASFAVLLWVGSEINHKAPPLPAKVVTTTGQVVFDRADMEKGRQVWQSFGGQQLGSIWGHGGYVAPDWGADWLHREAETLMDIWARREAGADSYKLLDEPTQAAYIKRVQKELRPNTYDANDDTIYISVDRAEAIAKVAAHYESLFGNEPETAQLREAYAMRNNTVADAEGRQKLTAFFWWTSWASVTERPGSDITYTANWPSDELVGNKVTSDAFIWTVFSVLFLIGGIALLGWHYAANHGDEMAPVLPKTDPLAAVKVTPSMRATAKYFWVVMALFLVQILLGATTAHYQVEGQEAYGFALSEYLPYALTRTWHTQLAVLWIATAWLGMGLYIAPAISGHEPRFQRFGVNFLWTCLIIIVVGSFAGQWFAVMQKLGLQHNFWFGHQGWEYVDMGRFWQVFLFIGLLLWLLLVGRALWPTLTRKGETRSIVMLLFLSVVAIGLFYAAALMWGEHTHMSMVEYWRWWVVHLWVEGFFEVFAVAVMSFLFVKLGLLQARSATVAVLFATIVFMAGGVLGTLHHLYFSGTPNSVIALGSSFSALEVVPLAYVGFEAWHNYKLGKATPWMIRYKWPIIFFLAVSFWNLVGAGLFGFLVNPPLSLYYMQGLNLTATHGHTALFGVYGMLGIGLMLFCLRGIKPDVVWNEKLLKASFWTLNIGLAGMAAFTLLPLGILQLAATLKHGYWYARSAEFMQQPIVDMLVWMRVPADTLFSVGALMLAWFVLRLWVAPRKTAALPVGQADQA from the coding sequence ATGAATTCCACACGCAAGCTGTGGGTAGGGCTGGCCGTCCTGCTCATTGCCTCGTTCGCCGTCCTGCTATGGGTCGGCAGCGAGATCAACCACAAGGCCCCACCACTACCGGCCAAGGTGGTCACCACCACCGGGCAGGTCGTATTCGACCGCGCCGACATGGAGAAGGGCCGCCAGGTCTGGCAATCCTTCGGCGGCCAGCAGCTGGGCTCGATCTGGGGCCACGGCGGCTACGTGGCGCCGGACTGGGGCGCGGACTGGCTGCACCGCGAAGCCGAGACCCTGATGGACATCTGGGCCCGCCGCGAAGCCGGCGCGGACAGCTACAAGCTGCTGGACGAGCCTACCCAGGCGGCCTACATCAAGCGCGTGCAGAAGGAGCTGCGGCCCAACACCTATGACGCCAACGACGACACGATCTACATCAGTGTCGACCGCGCCGAGGCCATCGCCAAGGTTGCCGCGCATTACGAGAGCCTGTTCGGCAACGAGCCGGAAACGGCGCAGCTGCGCGAGGCCTATGCCATGCGCAACAACACCGTGGCCGATGCCGAGGGCCGGCAGAAACTGACCGCCTTCTTCTGGTGGACGTCGTGGGCCTCGGTAACCGAACGCCCCGGTTCGGACATCACCTACACCGCCAACTGGCCGTCCGACGAGCTGGTGGGCAACAAGGTCACCTCCGACGCCTTCATCTGGACGGTGTTCAGCGTGCTGTTCCTGATCGGCGGCATCGCCCTGCTGGGCTGGCACTACGCGGCCAACCACGGCGATGAAATGGCCCCGGTGCTGCCCAAGACCGACCCGCTGGCGGCAGTCAAGGTCACCCCGTCGATGCGCGCCACCGCCAAGTACTTCTGGGTGGTGATGGCGCTGTTCCTGGTGCAGATCCTGCTGGGCGCCACCACCGCGCACTACCAGGTGGAAGGCCAGGAAGCCTACGGTTTCGCATTGTCCGAGTATCTGCCCTATGCGCTGACCCGCACCTGGCACACGCAGCTGGCAGTGCTGTGGATCGCCACCGCGTGGCTGGGCATGGGCCTGTACATCGCTCCGGCCATTTCCGGGCACGAGCCCAGATTCCAGCGGTTCGGCGTCAACTTCCTGTGGACGTGCCTGATCATCATCGTGGTCGGTTCGTTTGCCGGCCAGTGGTTCGCGGTGATGCAGAAGCTGGGCCTGCAACACAACTTCTGGTTCGGCCACCAGGGCTGGGAATACGTGGACATGGGCCGCTTCTGGCAGGTGTTCCTGTTCATCGGCCTGCTGCTGTGGCTGCTGCTGGTGGGCCGCGCGTTGTGGCCGACCCTGACCCGCAAGGGTGAAACCCGCTCCATCGTGATGCTGCTGTTCCTGTCGGTGGTGGCCATCGGCCTGTTCTATGCCGCCGCGCTGATGTGGGGCGAGCACACCCACATGTCGATGGTCGAATACTGGCGCTGGTGGGTGGTCCACCTGTGGGTGGAAGGCTTCTTCGAGGTCTTCGCCGTGGCGGTGATGAGCTTCCTGTTCGTCAAGCTGGGCCTGCTGCAGGCACGCAGCGCCACGGTGGCGGTGCTGTTCGCCACCATCGTGTTCATGGCCGGTGGCGTGCTGGGCACCCTGCACCACCTGTACTTCAGTGGCACGCCCAACTCGGTCATCGCCCTCGGCTCGAGCTTCTCGGCGCTGGAAGTGGTGCCGCTGGCCTACGTCGGCTTCGAGGCCTGGCACAACTACAAGCTGGGCAAGGCCACGCCGTGGATGATCCGCTACAAGTGGCCGATCATCTTCTTCCTGGCCGTCTCGTTCTGGAACCTGGTGGGTGCCGGCCTGTTCGGCTTCCTGGTCAACCCGCCGCTGTCGCTGTACTACATGCAGGGTCTGAACCTGACCGCCACGCATGGCCACACCGCGCTGTTCGGCGTGTACGGCATGCTCGGCATCGGCCTGATGCTGTTCTGCCTGCGCGGCATCAAGCCGGACGTGGTCTGGAATGAAAAGCTGCTCAAGGCCAGCTTCTGGACCTTGAACATCGGCCTGGCCGGCATGGCGGCCTTCACCCTGCTGCCGCTGGGCATCCTGCAGCTGGCCGCCACGCTCAAGCATGGTTACTGGTACGCCCGTTCGGCCGAGTTCATGCAGCAGCCGATCGTGGACATGCTGGTGTGGATGCGGGTACCGGCCGATACGCTGTTCAGCGTGGGTGCGCTGATGCTGGCCTGGTTCGTGCTGCGCCTGTGGGTGGCGCCGCGCAAGACCGCGGCCCTGCCGGTGGGACAGGCCGACCAGGCCTGA
- a CDS encoding NnrS family protein — translation MKIDIIPPPDPRATPPLRGLSPSWLAQAPHRMMFFVGAGNVLLAMLWWALWLLAMRWGGWTMPETSVYAGWLHALLMQYLVLPSFIFGFLLTVFPRWMGLPDLSRWHYVPVGLGLMGGQLAILLGTAGWQAGISVGLLLSLGGWTSALLSLGRLLADEKGCTWHARSCFAGLLLGWLGLVMFVAFTLGAPANWAFASIKLGSIGLLLPVYMTVAHRMFPFFAGNVVPGYRAWRPLWWLGAMWALLMVHLGLELVHAYAWLWLADLPLLLLSALAVYRWWPRGRMPGILAVLFIGTAWLPVTFALYLVQSFTYLASGEFVLGRAPMHALFIGFFGSLLVAMVTRVTQGHSGRPMMMPKVAWFAFAALQAVAVMRVVADIAPDAMAWQAAAAVGWLLALAPWVGRIGWIYLSPRADGRPG, via the coding sequence ATGAAAATCGACATCATTCCCCCGCCCGATCCGCGCGCCACGCCGCCGCTGCGTGGGCTCTCCCCCTCCTGGCTGGCGCAGGCGCCGCACCGGATGATGTTCTTCGTCGGCGCCGGCAACGTGCTGCTGGCGATGCTGTGGTGGGCGCTGTGGCTGCTGGCCATGCGCTGGGGCGGCTGGACCATGCCCGAGACCTCGGTCTACGCCGGCTGGCTGCATGCATTGCTGATGCAGTACCTGGTGCTGCCCAGCTTCATCTTCGGCTTCCTGTTGACCGTGTTCCCGCGCTGGATGGGATTGCCCGACCTGAGCCGCTGGCATTACGTGCCGGTGGGGCTGGGGCTGATGGGCGGGCAGCTGGCAATCCTGCTGGGTACCGCCGGCTGGCAGGCCGGCATCAGCGTGGGCCTGCTGCTGTCGCTGGGTGGCTGGACCAGCGCGCTGCTGTCGCTGGGCCGGCTGCTGGCCGACGAAAAGGGCTGCACCTGGCACGCCCGCTCGTGCTTCGCCGGCCTGCTGCTGGGCTGGCTGGGGCTGGTGATGTTCGTCGCCTTCACCCTGGGCGCACCGGCGAACTGGGCCTTCGCCAGCATCAAGCTGGGCAGCATCGGCCTGCTGCTGCCGGTGTACATGACCGTGGCGCACCGCATGTTCCCGTTCTTCGCCGGCAACGTGGTGCCGGGCTATCGCGCATGGCGGCCGCTGTGGTGGCTGGGCGCGATGTGGGCACTGCTGATGGTGCACCTGGGGCTGGAGCTGGTGCACGCCTACGCGTGGCTGTGGCTGGCCGACCTGCCGTTGCTGCTGTTGTCCGCGCTGGCGGTGTACCGCTGGTGGCCGCGCGGGCGCATGCCCGGCATCCTGGCGGTACTGTTCATCGGCACCGCGTGGCTGCCGGTCACCTTCGCCCTGTACCTGGTGCAGAGCTTCACCTATCTGGCCAGCGGCGAGTTCGTGCTTGGCCGCGCGCCGATGCACGCGCTGTTCATCGGCTTCTTCGGCAGCTTGCTGGTGGCGATGGTGACGCGGGTGACGCAGGGCCATTCCGGGCGGCCGATGATGATGCCCAAGGTGGCGTGGTTCGCCTTTGCCGCGCTGCAGGCGGTGGCGGTGATGCGCGTCGTCGCCGACATCGCGCCGGACGCGATGGCCTGGCAGGCGGCGGCCGCGGTGGGCTGGCTGCTGGCGCTGGCACCGTGGGTCGGCCGCATCGGCTGGATCTACCTGAGCCCGCGCGCCGACGGCAGGCCGGGTTGA
- the anr gene encoding Transcriptional activator protein anr — MTSPLVFPRTDASVLADDGDALTFCSTCAFSQACLSEGMDKGALMDLHVLVEHVGPLHPGEHVFREGDPFGAIAAVRAGTVKTYQIDRNGHEQVLGFHLPGEVIGLNAIHDDRYPCNAVALDTVMLCRFSFPRIALLATRLPNLQQHLFRLMSRDIGIASLFARDNTADERMAAFLIGLSRRLAARGFSPRRFQLTMTRTDIANYLRQAPETVSRVLRRFEQDGLLHIKQRDVEILDLPRLEALALTVLRD, encoded by the coding sequence ATGACCTCGCCGTTGGTGTTTCCGCGCACCGATGCCAGCGTGCTGGCCGATGACGGCGACGCGCTGACCTTCTGCTCGACCTGCGCGTTCTCGCAGGCGTGCCTGTCCGAGGGCATGGACAAGGGCGCGCTGATGGACCTGCACGTGCTGGTCGAGCACGTCGGCCCGCTGCATCCGGGCGAACACGTGTTCCGCGAGGGCGACCCGTTCGGCGCCATCGCCGCGGTGCGCGCCGGCACGGTCAAGACCTACCAGATCGACCGCAATGGCCACGAACAGGTGCTGGGCTTCCACCTGCCGGGCGAGGTGATCGGCCTGAACGCGATCCACGATGACCGCTACCCGTGCAACGCGGTGGCACTGGACACGGTGATGCTGTGCCGGTTCTCGTTCCCGCGGATCGCGCTGCTGGCCACGCGCCTGCCCAACCTGCAGCAGCACCTGTTCCGGCTGATGAGCCGCGACATCGGCATCGCCTCGCTGTTCGCGCGCGACAACACCGCCGACGAGCGCATGGCCGCGTTCCTGATCGGCCTGTCGCGGCGGCTGGCGGCGCGCGGTTTCTCGCCGCGCCGGTTCCAGCTGACGATGACCCGCACCGACATCGCCAATTACCTGCGGCAGGCGCCGGAGACGGTGAGCCGGGTGCTGCGCCGGTTCGAGCAGGACGGCCTGCTGCACATCAAGCAGCGCGACGTGGAAATCCTCGACCTGCCGCGGCTGGAAGCGCTGGCGCTGACCGTGCTGCGCGATTGA